The genome window TAAATCTACCTCCAGCAGCACATGCTGCACAGGAACTCCTTTCCAAGGTGCTCTGCCCCCTCATCCCATTCCATATGTAGTACATTTTTGGCCAGGTAAACAGGTAGCAGAAACTGCCCCTCTgagtggtgggggaagggcagaatAGTAATGCTGGCCAAGGAAAGAGTGAAGCTCTCCCGCCACATTCCTTTCAAATCATGCCCTCTCAAAAGTCGCTTTGCCTAAATCCATCAGCATTTTTTTACTCATGTGCAAGTAAAATGTCCTTTGATCTTTCACTGAAGAGCTACATCTGTCGTCTTCTGAAGAAAATAACAGAGAATATTAATGGCAAAGAACATTCTTAATCGCAGGAATGAACTGCTAGGCGACGTTATCAGATCTGAGCTGGGTTGTCactaatatgcagatgacactcagctctatctcatATTTCTGGCTGATCTCAGGAAGGCTGTTTTAGAGAACCTggaggcagaggcatattggaggaaaatggcatctggggacaacacctgcccccaggtgcccccctgctgggggcagggcttgagggaGGTGCttgggggtggctcagatgggcaccgcagcggcaggccagctcctgcgcCAGCCTGATGCCGCAGCGCCTGTCAGAGCTGCTGCCTGAGCCCCCCCCGGATTGCCTGCAGGccaccttctgtcctcccctgTCCGAGGGCCCGGAGTCACCTGTCCGAGggcccggggagggcaggaggtggtctgcagggaagctgggggggggacaGCTCCAAtgggtgccacagcagcaggccagcccaggagctggcctactTCTGAGCTGGGTCGGCGCGGGGGAGGATGACGTGGGGGCAATCCCCCCATGCGCACTGttgcgcccagggtcatttgaccccccccccattcccattgcagttacgccactgcctggaggcagttttggagtaaGCACAGCtagtaaactgaagcttaatcacAAGAAGACAGGTGCTACTGGGGAGAACAAAGTCTGAACCAGGATTTAAGGTGTttgttctggatggggctgcattCCTCTTGATGGAACAAGTCTGTAGCCCTGGTGTGCTCTTAGACCCACCAAGGCCTGCTGCTGGCTATGCAGGTGGCCATAAAAAAGAACATCTTTTATCAGCTTTGACAAGTTCGGCAGCTGTGACCATTCCTGGATGGGAAATATCTGGCTGTGGTGCATGTCCTGGTTACATCTAGACGAGATTATTGCAATGAGCTCTACATAGAGCTGCCCTTGAAATATTCAGAAATTTTAGTTGGTCAAGAATGCTGTCACCAGGATGATGACAGGAGTGAGTCAAAGATACTGTATTACTCCAGTTTTGGCCTTCTATACTGGCTCCCTATTTGTTTCAGGGCACCATACAAGGGGCTTTCCCACATTCCTATGCTCTTCACATCAAACTTTGgtcttttggggaggaggggctcAGTTccacatgttttgctccctctagtggttgatttgacATGACACTTCCATTTAAGTCCACAGGGGGAATGCTTCTTTTAAGGCTGCGTAACTTCAAATCGACTACTAGAGGAACCAAAACACATGTGGAAcaggcttctctcccccccccccccaacccggtcCCAAAACAAAAAGTTAGACACAAGGAACATGAGAATGTGGAAAAATCCAAAGTGCTGGTATGCCTTTTAAAGTTCTACATGGGGTTTGGGATCAATATACCTGTAAGACCACCTACTCCCTATGAACCTCCCAACTAAAGTGATTATCTTCAAAGTGCCCCCATCTTCTAAGATTAATCAGTTGGCAATGGCATCATGGGAGAGGGCTTTTTCACTCATGACATCAAAACATGTGAACTCTTTCTTCAGGGAGATAGGTCTGTCTCCTTCTGTTGTCATCTTCAGCCAGTGGCGGAAGACTTTTCTGTGTGGTGTTCCCTCAATGATCCTTCTGTCCTGCACGATttattaattgttgtttttatcccTTTGTATATATTTGGGGGTCAGTTTTAATGATGGGTTGCTGTGGTTTTACAACATGActttattatgcatgttttaatttgttatctGCCTTAATGACCCTTGTGAGagcagaaagacaggatataaatttaatacaaTGAAGTTATCACAATCAtacagagcagtggttcccaacctggagaacGGGTACCCCCAGGAGTACACGGCAGAGCATTTGGGGTTACGCAAAAAAATTTACATAATGGGTAATTGCTAATACTGGGCTACAGTTTTGGAAAATGGGTTGCCCagggtgaaaaaaggttgggagccacTGATATAGAGTGCAAGTATTTTCACCATGGAAACATTTGttacagtttttttttatttatggaaAGTGGGTGTCTAGTAATACAGGCCTGCTTAAATTTTCAAAGTACCATCACTGCATTAAcattgtttgattttttaaaattactttaggAGGAATTAAACTAGGGAAAGCTTAGTGAAGACTTGTCAGTCCAATATGTCTAGAAAATACTGTAGTAAAGCAAAGGGCAGCAAGAGAGAATGCACATCTCGCCTTACATTAAACTCAGCAATTCCTCAATTAGTATTGCTTCATGCTTGCTTCCAGTATTTCGTCTTATCGGGCCCACTAAGCTGTAACCTCCCTCAGTAGTAAACATATCTGTACAGTGatgcaaaataattaaaatcccTCCATCCCAAAAGAATAGAGAAAGAGGAATACAGAAGAATATTGCTTGGCAATGTTATTTCATATTGAATATATCTCATTAGGATGCTGTGTACAGTTCATTATATTCTAGAACTCATTAGTCACATAAAGCAGTTTTCACTTCAGCTGATGAACTTTCATATTTTTCCATTCTTATGTATTTATTACTGTACAATCAGCTTTCATAACTTCCCACATAACTCACTTCTAGGGCCATCAGGTCTAAACTTTTGTCTTTGAGAGGCCTGCGATAGTGGAAAAAGTGAGTAGTGACACAACCATAGCTACAGTCCATTAACTCTCCTTTGTATCCCACATACCTGAACCTCAGACTAAGAAACAGGCCTTCTTGGTACATCAGTAAGGAAAAATGACCAGCACACAGTTGGATCAAGGAGAGGCACTGCTGTTCATTTCTTGCTGCCCCAGGGGGGGAAATTACAAAGCAATAGTTGCTACATTGGAACTCACAGCCCTTCAGTATGACCAAGCAATGTGGGTACTCTACTGAGCATCTATATTTCTGCTGGGCCAGGAATAATAAGCACCTGAACCTTTACCCACACACGCTACACGAatgtggcttctctcctgtgtgcgttcGCTTGTGCCGGGCCAGGTCTGATGATGTggcaaagcttttcccacacacgCTACACgaatatggcttctctcctgtgtgcgttcGCTTGTGCCAGGCCAGGTGTGATGATGTggcaaagcttttcccacacacgCTACACgaatatggcttctctcctgtgtgcgttcGCTTGTGCTGGGCCAGGTGTGATGATGTggcaaagcttttcccacacacgCTACACgaatatggcttctctcctgtgtgcgttcGCTTGTGCTGGGCCAGGACTGATGATTGgacaaagcttttcccacacacgCTACACgaatatggcttctctcctgtgtgcgttcGCTTGTGCTGGGCCAGGTGTGATGACGTggcaaagcttttcccacacacgCTTACGCTACGAATAATATGGCTTCTGCTCCTGTGTCGTTCGCCATTTGTGCTGGGCCAGGACTGATGATGTggcaaagcttttcccacacacgCTTTGCCATCACgaatatggcttctctcctgtgtattAGCGTTCGCTTTATTGCTGGGCCAGGTCTGATGATTGGACAAAGCTTTTCCCCACACACGCCACAACCtaatatggcttctctcctggtGATAATTGCCCGCTTGTTGCCAGGCCAGGTGGTGATGATGTGGgaaaagcttttcccacacacgCTACACgaatatggcttctctcctgtgtgcgttcGCTTGTGCTGGGCCAGGTGTGATGATGTggcaaagcttttcccacacatGCTACACgaatatggcttctctcctgtgtgtgttCGCTTGTGCCGGGCCAGGTGTGATGATGTggcaaagcttttcccacacatGCTACACgaatatggcttctctcctgtgtgcgttcGCTTGTGCCGGGCCAGGTCTGATGATGTggcaaagcttttcccacacatGCTACACgaatatggcttctctcctgtgtgcgttcGCTTGTGCTCGGCCAGGTCTGATGATGTggcaaagcttttcccacacacgCTACACgaatatggcttctctcctgtgtgcgttcGCTTGGCTAGGTGTAATTGTCTCAAGGTTGTCCCATCATCACTGCACAAAGAAAGCTTGTTTCTATGGGAAGTGTTTACATTTCTATTGTCTACCATTTTGTTGCTATCTTTAGAAAGCAGCTTTTCCTCTTTGTCTTCATTTATTCCTCTAGGAACTAGCTTCAATGTAATGTTATAAGAAGCAGTGTTTGTGATTTTGAATAGAGATTTTCCTTGCAAtacattttttgcttcttcactATATATTCCATACCCAGAGTGCTTCCACTTCATATGTCGGTTGAAGTAGTGCTTAGAAGTAAAAGCCAGCTCACAACAGAAGCACTGATGACAGGCTACATCTTGCTGCAGTATCAAGTGTGAATTCTGTATGTGGGCTATTTGCaaacaaaaatcccccccccattttttttgtaatgcaTCTTTAGTTTCAGTAAGACATGCAAActataatacaaataaataaatacaattttaaaatctgtattttcCTCAGTTTTGCTGCAATATTTCCCAAACCTCATTTGGTACAAGGACTGCAGTTGAAGCGCTTTTGAATGCCATATGGATGGGAAGACATGCATTTTGCAAGTTTTCCCCACCTGTTTGCCATTTTTCTTGCCTCAGCACCCCTGTTCATGATTTTCCCACCACCAAAAGTTTCTTTTCTTAATACTGATTAATAAGTGACAGATCTCTTTAGTGTAATTATGGTATAAAAATCTATTGCTACAATTTACCAGTCTGCACTCTCTAGCCCTTTTGTTTGTTAATTTAAATGAAAGTTGAGAACTGGTGTATTATAGCAATAGATTGTTATAGTGAAATAACAATCTGCCAaccattgattttttaaagtccGCAAAAAGCCTTCTgatagcagtggcatatctgcctggggacgGGGGGTAACtcctgtccccaggcaccacttatctggtcacgtgggggcgcaaaattggccccctaTGTGACTAGATCTGGCGCAAAGAGGAAGAGAcagaaggaagtcctgctgcttcatcGTCTTCAggctcccttggccctgcccatgtcattatCGATGTTGGCGGGGCCAAGGACGCCCGAGAGTGCCACCCTGaaccacccaccctcccccaggcTCCCGGGAGCTGACAGCCCGGCTTCTGCCATccgctctggggagagcagaagagactgccaacCTCCGTgagatgcttttataagcactgatgccgggggcagggcttgggggcacgGCCATGCCCCGTGGGCAGCGTGGGCAGCCCCGTCCTCAGCCTCAGTATTTATAAAAACATGACTTGGAGGGCAGAGGATGGCAGtcttttctgctctccccagaggggagggcagaagccgggctgccgGCTTCTGGGCTCTGGGAGCCCGGGAGAGGGGGGTGCagctcgggggtgggggcagagcacaatttgtctctgggtgccatttccccctgatgcGCCTCTGTCTGATGGCACAGGGAACATTAAGAGATGGAAAGTctagggcagggatctgcaacctgtggctctccaaatgttcaattggccatgctgtcaggggctgatggaaattgtagtccatgaacatctggagagccacaggttgcagacccttggtctagggcagtggtggcgaacctttggcactccagatgttttggactacaattcccatcaacttctgacagcatggccaattgggctgatgggaattgtagtccaaaacatctggagtgccaaaggttcgccaccactggtctagggggtAAACAGCCTTGTAGAGATTGCTTCCAGTGCAAAGGGTTCTGCGtttacagcaacaacaacagttaAATGGAAAATTGTTGCTGAGAAGAAACAAACTACAATAATTATGGTAGCACATTTCCAGATGTTTCTTCCACAATACATGATATTAATTATATGTGTTTTAGATGGTCCAGACATATTTTTTCGAGGAAATACTTCTGAATGTAGGGAAATAATGGCCTATATGTTTAATGTacttttaaagggggaaagtagcCTTTCTTCTATTGATAATAGCTACATGCCTATAGTAGCATAAGTAGTCCTAAAACCAATGGGTCATACCCATGTATGTGCATAGGAAATAAAAATACCTCTTCAACTAGACCAGAGCTAGCAAGTATGAAAGAATGTTATTTTTCAATAATCTGGAAATGCTTAAAATGTGTCCTAGCTTGGCAGTACTTTTAATGAACTTTTAAGTACCAATGTATACATCGCTGTAGCAATGCTGAGCACAGTACACCTCtgtacaaaagcaaaatattGAAAATGTTACTTTTACGGGAATATGATCTCACACCTGAAAAAACTGCAAGTAATCAGTGTGATTTCTGTGTTAGAATTGTCCAAGAGCCAATTCATGCAACCAAACTGATATGGAAAGTAATTATGGGACTAACTATATATGATATTTGATTCCTCTCTTTGTGTTTAGCTCTGTCACAAGGATTTTCCATCAGATGCATGCTGCAAGCTTTCCTTGAGAAACCTGATTCCCAAATGCATGGGGTCTAATTTAGATTGGGACCATGGGGAGAAgacaggggcatacctaggcaaactggagccctgggcaaaacctgagtttgatgccccccccccccaagggcggccaacctctcccacggtaaccaaacaatgatttttttccaccaggttgtttcaaagtcaccatcacattatagaacatttgggaaatttagggggtgcctgctgtcacgggtgcaattattaagatagcagcaccaaaatttcagagtatcttcatgagaccctactgatgataccacccaggtttggtgaagtttggttcagggggtctaacgttatggaccctcaaaggtgtagccctcatctcctattagctcccattggaaacaatgtaggatgggggcactccctttgggagtccataactttggaccccctaaaccaaacctcaccaaacctgggtgatatcataaggagagtcttctgaagaatccctgaaattttggtgctgctagcctaaaagcttcgccccctgcaggccaaaaatggaaaaaacactgaaaatacaaaaaatcccacaaactaacctacgccccccccccccacaaggctgcgcccagggcaactgcccactttgcccaatgggaggaacgcctctgggagAAGAGGCTAAAACCTCCCCCCATGCCAGTTTCCAAATCTGAAATAGCTCCAGGGGCCCACTATATGCCTGATTATGGAAACTTGAATGTATTCCATTATTACAAGTAGAGTCTCCAATGCAGCAAATAGCAACTCTCCAAGGCActttcaggttaggaaaatgaACAGGGGATGGGATGTTTAAGCTGCATCACCCCATATTAGTTCATCAATTTTATATCAATTATATAGTACAGGTCTTGAATTCCCAAGATTTCATTTCACAATCTTTTCTTGGCCATAAAATCTCAGTTCTGCTGTATAATGACGGTATGGTTATTTTATCCCTCACTAGAGTACTCTAAATAGAATGCTAGCAAGATTGGCTACTTATTGTGATACAGAGCATTTGAAAATTAACTATAACAAAACGAAAATGGATACTCACATGGATGGGCCTTCTCTGAGGACAAGGACATATTGCTGGGGTGATTCCCACCCTCTCCTTCAGGGAGACAGGAACAAATTCTTCCCACTTCTGGTCTCCTTTAGTGGGAATCACACTTCCTCCGTTCAGGTAACTCTGACCAGAGTTCAACAATGTAACTAGAACTAACAGTCTGGTGTAAAAACTAGAATAGCATATCAGGGACAAGAAGCAGAAAACTGAAAGAATAGAGATGATGACTTTTGGAAGGCCAATATGTCCTCCTgtcctcagaggagaaggaccattCACATTAAGTATCCAATGGTTCATTCTCCCTCTGAAGAAGGGCACCTTGCTTGGGACCTTCTAGAGCAGTGTccctctttgtggggtaggtcAATGTCTTCAGAGGAATGTGTATATGCACAGAAGACTACTCAATGAACAACAATTATAAGTAAGTGTTCTTCATCTTTGTGATCTGTCTGTGCATCTTAGCAAGCCTCAATATACCAAAGTGCTAGCATTTAATgcaatgaaaatgtaaaaaaatactACAAAAATGGAAATATGAAAATATCAGATTACATTCCATAATGAAGTTAGAAGGAGATACGTTTGGATTAACTTCCTAAAAAGATCTCCTTCATCAACAATTTGAATTGGCTGTCTGAGGAAGGGATGAAGTTCCCCGAAAGCGTGGAGTCTAACCATGGACCATATTCATATTTATGCCAATTTGTGCACGTATGGAATTTCTTTGAATGAAATAATTATTGCCAAATGTACTTGATGAACCACCTGTTAGAGCACAACCAAAGATGAAATGACTCTTTAACTTCATAGCTTGTTCCAGTTATTGCCTACCCACTTGAGAACATTATTACTGACTGGCGACTATTGATCACTGTTTTGGATCTAGAATACAACCAACCTCTTAATTGAGGATACTGGGACAATAATTGAAGATTTCTGGCAACTTTGGAAAGATCTccaggggattcctggagattccaggagaactggacAAAGCATTTCGTGTTACCtatatgttatttttattgctgaAAGAGAGGTATTAATTGTATGAAAGCCTGTGGGTATGACTGTGGTGTGTGAATGTATGATATTTTCACTTCATTAAATGCTAGCACTTTGGTATATTGAGGCTTGCTAAGCAGGGTGTACTTTTTCAAATATTCAGATTTTTTACCGCCGCTAGCACTTTTGTTGAGTGGTCTGTCTGTGCATCCCCACATTAGGAGAATAGCAAGCTAAATTTGGTTTAGAGGTGGGGTGCGGCTTGCTATTTAAATAATATTGTAACACTGCTCTTCTTATAACAGCTTCCGGTTGCGAATCAACGTTCATGGCATAGTGTTCACGAACATCAGTTGAGAGAACCGCATTGCTGGCCTATATATGTCAGATATGCTCATGTGACCCCTTAGCGCTGCAGAAACTGATTGCGCCCTAGTGTGCTCTGATCTTAAATGCACAGTCCACTTTGGTTAACAAGTACGCCTCTCTAAGGTCAATTCCCCTTGCTGAATCGACCTAGGTTAGCCCTGGGCCCATGAAAGTATTGACCTAGGTTGATTtcacagtcactccccacagcagctgaagTCATCGTGCTGGAGCCGTGCTCAGAGGGAGGGATCACCTCGGTACTTCTCCTCTTCGTTCccaattggttgttgttttttggcagGAACATGACCGTgcgttcctttttttgttttgtttttaacgtAACGGCTACATAGCCACGACATCACAAAGCAGTGTGCGGAAGGAGGCTTGATTTGCGTAGATAGGTTGCTATCAGCATTGTGTAAATGTGCACCATTTGTAACTGCACGGGCCGCGCTTTGTATAGCATGTAGttgtaaggaaaaaaaattaaggcgCTTTACTTTCCCGAGTTCTGAGTCTCCTTGTTTCCAtggcgcatgcccaaaacattctgtATTTGCATGATTCGCCAGAGAATGGGAGAATCATGGTgaggaagattccccactttaccagcttcaacctgagttcaacctaggttggcagaaaaaactgtacctccctggtggagtcagaaattaAACTTTAAGAAGGGGGAGAGCTGGAATGGACCTGAGTTgaactcagcagatgtggggagTTCCTAGAGTGAACCCATGTCGATtctgcaagtggggaatcgacttaATTCCCCTCGTGATACAGTGCAACATCTGACCTTTTTGCACTTCCTACAATGGAGGGACTTCATGCAGAGTCTCACATGTGATACCACCAGTGTGGTTGATGCCTTAGAGCCCAATGATTTCTGAATCTGGATAGCATGTTGGAACCTGTTGGTTTTGCAGTGAGCAAGAGGCTCAATACTAACATAAGGGAAGGAATGCCCTGTTTACTGTTGAATCCAGGGAGGCCCCAACGAAGTAAATCGCCTGGACTGGGTTCAGTATCAATTTCTCTCTGTTCACCATGAGCCCCAGATCCTGCGGGATTGTCAAGGTAAAAGACCTTGCAGCTCCTCTGGTGATCTCACTACCAGGAGCCACTACCATCAAGGTAGGGGAAACCGCACAGCCCCATGAGTTTAGGTGAGAAACCCACATGCATTTCATGAAGGTCCTAGGCACGGTTGCCAGACAAAATGGGAGTACAGTATATTCATAACTAGTATTCCCACTTTTAATTTACAAAGTTATTTCCTGCATCATTCATTAATGGCAATATGAAAATACATGTCCTTCAAATAAGAACCACAAACCAATCACCTTCAGAACTTCTGATCTTCAAATGCTTGTTCGGGGTGCACAGATCTAATATCagcctcttcccctttcctttcttagctacAACATATTATCTAGAATATAATCCTTCATTAAAATGTTGTACGGGAACCTCTCGAATAATTCCTTTAATGAGCAAAGACACTTCCTCTCGAAAGTAAAGGGAAGCTGGGGAGGATGAGAACTTTGACTCTGAGAATGACAGCAAGGATGCAAATTCCAATACATAACCAGTATTATTCACAGAGTGCAAGCAACTGCACTAATACTTTCCCACGCatcaaaaaatctggacaatCTGTCCAAAAACATTGGACTTTCACCTTCATATAGTCAGGAAGTCGGCTTTCGCTTGCCCCTATTTTCCTCTCTTTTGGGGAGGAGGTGAATTTCCCAGACTGGGAAGACTGGTTATAATAAGACCTACTATCCCTGCACTAGGAGGGAGCATTGTAGGGGGGTCTTGGTTGATGGTCTTATTGATTGTGCCGTGGAAAGAACCTGGAGTTGAATGAGGCATGTTGTGTAATTAATCCCCAAGGATTTAGCTGCCGtattaggccttttctgcatggtacctagaatgtttccagaatgttttcggTGCCCCCCTGTACCACAACATTTGTCCACACTCatttcctccaaatgtttcacagcagccatgaagattaaaaaacatttttgcttaTTTGTTAAATCAATGTTTTATTGATTAATTGCTTTGATGCTCTGTAGCTAATCAATGCTTTATTGATTCAGCCAAACAGCAGAActaccccactcacacacacgaaatgatgaaaataaagaggaagTGAGGTGAgtgaagtggaaaaaaatggcagcaaggTAGAAGTTGGGGGATGGCACAGAGatgtggaaaatgttttcaaaaacaatgaaGGAAAAGTGTTTCGGAGATGTTTCCAAAAtcaaagggggagggaaacaatgcagaactccacagaggaaatattttatttccagtatGAAAATGTCATAATTtacttgtgcggaaaaggccttaatcttttttattttatgaagcACATCATTTGTACTACTATGGAACAGGTTCTTCCCATCAAAAGGCAAAGCCTCAGTTCTCATTTTGGTATCATAATAAGTTTTGGCAGCCCACTTCTCTGGTACAATATAATTTTTCCAACTTCCTTGTTGAGGATTGGCTTGAAGCTGGCTTCTCTTAGACTGACACAGACATGCTGTTGAAAACCGTAGCCATAGGAAGTGATACAGAGCTTGACGTTTTTGCATATAAAACTCCCAAAACAGAGTTGTCCAACTCTTGTACCAGCTCCTCAAAGGATTGTTTTAGAACCTTGACCAACCTAATCAGCTGTTTGGAATATATCCTTAAGTCAGCATCTGTCAAGCCTCCCATTGTGTCTTCTGGAGGTGCTTCCCAGCCGAAGATAATTCCACATCAGAATCTGACCTCAGATCTGTCTGGCAATGAACGCTATCAGTAGGAGTATCTGACAAATAGTGTCTCTTCCTTCCAGCATGGTAACATACTCTCATAGGTGTAAGATAAGTAGACTGATGAATGAGATTATTCTCTCGTGGAAGCTCTGCCACTGTGATCATGCAAATGGTGGTGAGCGCGATCCCTACAAGAATCCTTCCTAGAGGATGATCTGATCGGGAAGCAATTGTGTAGTTCTTACAGATCCGACTGAGAGTAGGATCGGTTTGTTCATTAAACAATGGGAGGTCTCTGGTGTTGTGGGGCAGGGCAGAAACCCTGAGCCAGGAATGGCAGTGCAGAACAACCACTCCTGCCACACACTTGTCTGTGATGTCGACCACAAAGCAAGTGGTGTTAAGCTTCTGGCATTCTACATTAATCTCCTCAGCTTGAAGCCTCTTAACTAAGGGCTTCATGTCCTCCAGAAAGTCACTAATA of Sphaerodactylus townsendi isolate TG3544 linkage group LG06, MPM_Stown_v2.3, whole genome shotgun sequence contains these proteins:
- the LOC125435508 gene encoding zinc finger protein 436-like, translated to MVDNRNVNTSHRNKLSLCSDDGTTLRQLHLAKRTHTGEKPYSCSVCGKSFATSSDLAEHKRTHTGEKPYSCSMCGKSFATSSDLARHKRTHTGEKPYSCSMCGKSFATSSHLARHKRTHTGEKPYSCSMCGKSFATSSHLAQHKRTHTGEKPYSCSVCGKSFSHIITTWPGNKRAIITRREAILALPHHQSWPSTNGERHRSRSHIIRSVSVCGKSFATSSHLAQHKRTHTGEKPYSCSVCGKSFVQSSVLAQHKRTHTGEKPYSCSVCGKSFATSSHLAQHKRTHTGEKPYSCSVCGKSFATSSHLAWHKRTHTGEKPYSCSVCGKSFATSSDLARHKRTHTGEKPHSCSVCG